The Penaeus monodon isolate SGIC_2016 chromosome 6, NSTDA_Pmon_1, whole genome shotgun sequence genomic sequence CCTACAGCCCGGCCTGAGCCCTCCCCacccaggtgaatctcaacagcaagagattcaatatCGTTTCCACAGTATGATGCATCGGCTATCCAGAGCAGGGGACTGTTATTCTGACCAGGATGATCAAGCCCCTGGTGCCAGCTGTGCTTGACAACATGAAGACATGgtaccctgagaagcaaacagtcccctctGTTCATGTCTCCTGGAGTATGAGAATGTCATtgttccttgattgcactattgtTTGAGTGATGGTATTCCTTTTAttgaagccattgatgttccacatAGTATGCTTATATTGTGTACTATAATGTCACTTGGTGTTAGTTACATCTGAAACGTCTTTATATTCAGATTTAGAGTCAGTTTCCCCATCAATGGTGGTATCTGAcatgtcggagtctgacaactccattgtgaagtcctcgttGACTGAAGGGTCTTCATCTGTTTTAGGGCTATTTGTCAGGCTATCTATGAGTCCACTGGGAGATGGAGAgtctttggtagctctgacttttgttggCTGGGCTTTGCTCTTTCAAGGCTTTGCTATGTGTTCTTGGCCTTTGCTGGCTTTACCTGGGCCaattcagcctgttctggttcTGACTGCACAGgttcagcctgttttggctctgcctgtgagggcttaGCCAGGGTTGAAGTAGACTGGGGAGTCTCATCCTGAGATGGGGTAGGAGCTGGGTCATTGACGTCATGGCGtctgtgactgccttctccgcctcttcaCTTAACATCCCCaaggctgttgctactgcagtcaACAAGAGAGTCATaacttcctcatcaaagaggtgATGGGGAAGCTCTTATAGTGTTCTTTGAAACTTTATTCCTCTGGTTCTCTTTCTGTACACTTGCAATGGCTGAAGAGGTATCTGTGTTAGCTGGAGAGGTGCCCCTTTGTGTCCCTTCCTTAAAGCACATCTcagtgccttgctacagacaccacatttaggcttggcctatCGGCTAGGCTGGTTGTGACCATATTTCTGGCACGGGAAGCCctgaagtggctcaggcacataagttttgaggttgtatatatatatatatatatatatatatataatatatatatatataatataaatatatatatatatatataatatatatatatatatatatattttgtgtgtgtgtgtgtgtgtgtgtgtgtgtgtgtgtatacatatacatatatatataatatacatatatataaatatatatatatatatatatatatatatatatatatatatatatatatatatatatatatatataaagagacagagagaaaggagtgtggttatggaaagtatatatatatcctgtatgtatgcatgtatatatgcatgtgtgtggaattcatttCGAAGAAATTGCATCAAATTGATTAAGCAGTAAATGCGTAAAggaaaatatttgtgtgttttcctgtacttaaCTTTGTTGTTCTACTTGAATAAGCATGTATGCACCTGTTTAACTTGTATTCATATATGACGACTTACACGCATTTGTGTCAATTTGTGTAAATATACTCATATAGTaaaactctttcttttttcatagcaTCAACATCAACGCAAACAACCATTATCTCCTCAACTCCAAATGAAGCTCTGACAACAACACTAGCCTTTACTAACACTGAGGCCCCAACGACTACTAAAGCTGCTACAGCCAATGTAACTCCTATTGCCACTGAGGTCACAACAATCACTAAACCTCCCACAACCACaatagctcctactaccactgaggccctaacaaccactgaagctgccacaaccactgtagctcctactaccactgaagctgccacaaccactgtagctcctactaccactgaggctccaacaaccactgaagctgccacaaccactgtagctcctactaccactgaggctcCAATAACCACTAAAGCTGcgacaaccactgaagctgctactaccactgaggccctaacaaccactgaagctgcaactaccactgtagctcctactaccactgaagctgccacaaccactttAGCTCCAACTACCACTGAGgctccaacaaccactgaagctgccacaaccactgagGCTtcaacaaccactgtagctccaaCTACCACTGAGGCTCCAACAACCagtgaagctgccacaaccacagtagctcctactaccactgaggctccaacaaccactgaagctgccactaCCACTGTaactcctactaccactgaggctcCAACAACCACAGAAGCTCCCACTACCACTGaagccccaacaaccactgaagctgccacaaccactgtagctcccactaccactgaagctgccacaaccactgtggctcctactaccactgaagctccaacaaccactgaagctgccacaaccactgtggctcctactaccactgaggccccaacaaccactgaagctgccacaaccactgtagctcctactaccactgaagccccaacaaccactgaagctgccaaaccactgtagctcctactaccactgaggccccaacaaccactgaagccccaacaaccactgaagctgccactaccactgtagctcctactaccactaaagctgccacaaccactgtagctcctactaccactgaagctgccacaaccactgtagctcctactaccactgaagctccaacaaccactgaagctgccactaccactgtagctcctactaccactgaagctgccacaaccactgtagctcctactaccactgaggccccaacaaccattgaagctgccacaaccactgtagctcctactaccactgaagctgccacaaccactgtagctcctactacgaCTGAAgctccaacaaccactgaagctgccacaaccactgtagctcctactaccactgaagttgccacaaccactgtagctcctactaccactgaagctaccacaaccactgtagctcctactaccactgaagctgccacaaccactgtagctcctactaccactgaagctccaacaaccactgaactgccacaaccactgtagctcctactactactgaggctccaacaaccactgaagctgccacaaccactgtagttcCTACTACCACTGATGCCCTAACAACCACTGTAGCTGCCACTACCAATGTGGCTCCAactaccactgaagctgccacaactaCTGTAGCTCCCACTACCACTGAGGCTCCAACAACCACGGAAGCTGTCACAACCACTGAAGCTCCTACTAACACTGAGGCTCCAACAACCATGGaggctgccacaaccactgtagctcctaccaCCACTGaaactgccacaaccactgtagctcctactaccactgaggccccaacaaccactgaagctgccacaaccactgtagctcctactaccactgaagctgccacaaccactgacGCCCCAACAAcgactgaagctgccacaaccactgtagctcctactaccactgaagctgccactaCCACTGtggctcctactaccactgaggccccaacaaccactgtagctgccacaaccactgtagctgccacaaccactgtagctcctactacaaCTGAAGTTCCatcaaccactgaagctgccactaCCACTGtggctcctactaccactgaggctcCAACAACCACcaaagctgccacaaccactgtggctgccacaaccactgaagctgccacaaccactgaagctgccacaaccactgaagctgccacaaccactgaagctgccacaaccactgtagctcccacTACCACTGAAgctccaacaaccactgaagctgccactaCCACTGAAGCTCCTACTACCACCGAGGCCCCAACAACCACGGAAGCTGCCAAAACCACTGtggctcctactaccactgaagctgacacaaccactgaagctgccacaaccactgtagctcctactaccactgaggccccaacaaccactgaagctgccacaaccactgtggctcctactaccactgaagctccaacaaccactgaagctgccacaacctcTGTAGCTCCTACTTCCACTGAGGcagccacaaccactgtagctcctactaccactgaggccccaacaaccactgaatctgccacaaccactgtggctcctactaccactgtagctcctactaccactgaagctgccacaaccactgtggctcctactaccactgaggccccaacaaccactgaagctgacacaaccactgtagctcttACTACCACTGgggccccaacaaccactgaaggtGCCACAACCACTGGCCCCAACGAGGCCCCAACAACTACTGAAGGTGCCACAACCACTGTgactcctactaccactgaagctccaacaaccactgaagctgccactaccactgtagctcctactaccactgaggccccaacaaccactgaagctgccacaaccactgtagctcctactaccactgcagctgccacaaccactgtagttcCTACTACCACTgcagctgccacaaccactgtagctcttACTACCACTGAAGCTGCAACAACCACTGTATCTCCTACTATCACTGAGgtcccaacaaccactgaagctccCACTACCACTGAAGCTGCAACAACCACTGtggctcctactaccactgaggccccaacaaccactgaagctctaacaaccactgtagctcctactaccactgaggccttaacaaccactgaagctcTAACAACTACTGTAGCTCCCACTACCACTGATGCCCAAACAACCACTGAAGTTGCCACAACCACTGTGGCTCCTACTACAACTGAGGCCCCAACAACTACTGAAGGTGCCACAACCACTGTgactcctactaccactgaagctccaacaaccactgaagctgccactaccactgtagctcctactaccactgaggccccaacaaccactgaagctgccacaaccactgtagctcctactaccactgaagctgccacaaccactgaagctgccactaCCACTGTAGCTCTTACTACCACTgcagctgccacaaccactgtagttcCTACTACCACTgcagctgccacaaccactgtagcttctactaccactgaagctgccacaaccactgtagctcctactaccactgaggtcccaacaaccactgaagctgccacaaccactgtagttcCTACTACCACTgcagctgccacaaccactgtagctcttACTATcactgaggccccaacaaccactgaagctctaacaaccactgtagctcctactaccactgaggccttaacaaccactgaagctcTAACAACTACTGTAGCTCCCactaccactgaggccccaacaaccactgaagctgcaacAACCACTGTACCTCCCACTACCACTGAAGCTGCAACAACCAccgaagctgccacaaccactgtagctcccactaccactgaagctgccacaaccactgtagctcccactaccactgaagctgccacaaccactgtagctcccacTACCACTGAAGTctcaacaaccactgaagctgccacaaccactgtagctcccacTACCACTGaagccccaacaaccactgaaactgccacaaccactgtagctcccactaccactgaagctgccacaaccactgtagctcctactaccactgaggccccaacagccactgaagctgccacaaccactgtagctcctactaccactcaGGCCCAAACAACCACTGAAggtgccacaaccactgtagctcctataCCACTGAAGCttccacaaccactgtagctcctactacacTGATGGTCCAATAACCACTGAAGCttccacaaccactgtagctcctactaccatgAAGCTGCCaaaaccactgtagctcctactaccactgacgtcctaacaaccactgtagctgccacaaccactgaagctgccacatcCACTGAgaccccaacaaccactgaagctgcagcAACATTGGTTAATAATCTTAATTTTCTATGTTTGATAGTTTACATAGTATTCTGGTAAATTTAAATAATGCAGAAAAGTGACCACTATATTACCTGGTGAAAATGATCGAGTAATTAGAAGTGAAACTGATCTCATAAACTTAATAAGGTAAGAAGTTGATAAATTCACTTTTCTGGTCTTTGGCGTTTTCTGAAAAGGCCAATCTTTCAGACCTTACTCAGAAACCGACATCAGGGAAGTTTTATATATCAAGACGTAGtctatatgtagtatgtagtgttGCGTCATTGTCGTTTTCGTGAAACGCGAAACAAATGTTCTTGAACACAAAACCTTACACAAACTGTTAAAGAAGAGACAGCCGTTTTACAAGCGCgtgatggtatgtatgtatatatatatatatatatatatatatatatatatatatatatatatatatatatatatatatgtatatatatacatatatatatatatatatatatatatataaaatatatatatatatataatatatatataatatatatatattattatacatatatatatatatatatatatatatatatatatatatctatatatatatatatatatatatatatatataatgcgtgtgtgtgtgtgtgtgtgtgtatttatatgcatataagtatatcatCTGATATTTAAAATCTACGTCCCTAACTTCTGATACAAGCATTAGACTTTCTTTCCCCCGTAAAGAAATTCCGAATTAGGTTAAAAACCCACGTTTTTCAAAACGGAGATTTATAATGCACTTCTAGGGTAATGGGTTAATTTAacttaaacataaacacacacacacacacacacacacacacacacaccacacacacatatatatatatatatatatatatattatatatatatatatatatatgtgtgtggtgtgtgtgtgtgtgtgtgtgtgtgtgtgtgtgtgtgtgtgtgtgtatgtgtgtgtgtgtgtgtatatatatatatatatatatataatatatatatatatattatatatatttatatgtatatatatatatatatatatatatatatatatatatatatatatatatatacatatatatatatagtgtgtgtgtgtgtgtgtgtgtgtgtatgtgtgtgtgtgtgtggtgtgtgtgtgtgtgtgtgtatgtgtgtgtgtgtgtgtgtgcgtgtatatatatatatatatatatattatatatatatatatatatatatatatatattatatattgtatatatattatatatatatatatatatatatgtgtgtgtgtgtgtgtgtgtgtatgtgtgtgtgtgtgttgtgtgtgtgtgggtgtgtgtgtgtgggtgtgtgtggggtgtgtgtgtgtgtgtgtgtgtgtgtgtgtgtgtgtgtgatattcatactttttatatatatatatatatatatatatctatatatatatatatatatatatatatatatatggatatatggatatatatgaatagcaaacactcttccgtgctgatacaatggaagaaaaacccaaaataaaaaactagattattgaaggtgagactacagtttcgaaatccacctggattccatcatcgggtctgaagaggaaaggaagaggagggggtataaaagagagagaggagaggcagcacGGTAACAggggtcggaggatcgggcgggctATGTGCCGgtgtggccggcatacggtagagggcggaggatatggaagcaagtatatacatatatatatatatatatatatatatatatatatatatatatatatattttaatatatatatatatatatataaagtagaataacggaatgccgcattgatatagatttataacaaccctccttgaccaAGTCTCGAACCTAGATCACGCCAGACATAAACCAGAGGACCAGTACTTAACctagctagttagatcctagttgcacactccttttagtgggtcgtgtggcatggttggtttagtactggtcctccggttcatacctggagtgacctaggttcgagtcctggtcaggagggttttgtatatctatatcaatttgcattgcattattccatctttcataaacgtagctcagtacatctgacttcggttttcgaatttctaaatcaatatcCATTGAGTTCctatggggagtgtgtgtgaaacctcgctatcattactcatgtatatgtctatggagctagatgcatttgaagccatgaagtgacttcagataTAAATGTCTCATTATCTTGTACATTtccccttcaaaaatgacttcacgGATGGAAGTGGTGAAAGTCAAGgtcaggagaaaaaaggaggatgtggaaggatgtcgtagccacaggactGCATTCCCATCTAAGTAATGCGAGAGTTGCGAATAGGGGTATTATCTTGTAGAGGCAGATACCTTTGGTCACCGGCTcctggttttgatagcctccgcAATTTCTGTTGCAGTGAAATATAGTATTCTCCGGTAATTAgtacctttttttaggaaatccatcatcactactccatgctagTTGCAAAAGACTATGAGCATGATCTTGCCTGATagggtggtgagtcaaagtgtAATTAGACTGTCaaaaaggtgtgagtagcctagGAACCAtcgaccaaacacacacacacacacactcacatatacatacatacatactatatatatatattttatatatatatatatatatctatatatatatatattatataatatataatatatatatttgaatgataATACACTTCCGTTCTGATACTATGggaacaaaaacccacaatataaaaactagatttattgaaatgagactacagtttcgaaagccACCtagattaaagataaataaataaataaatataatatgtgtgtatcatatctatatctatctaaactatctatctatctatatacctatctatctatgtatctatctatctatctctctatctctctctctctctctcttctctctctctctctcttcttctctctctctctctatatatatataaaatataatatatatatatacattatgtaattgtgttgttttcgtgtgtgagtgtgtgggtgtgtgtaaaaacacagagagagagagagaaatgtatatttatccatccacacccacacccacacatatatgtaaatacatacatacatacatatatatgttataacatatatatatatatatatatatatatatatatatatatatatatatatacatacaaatacagtgtgtgtgtgtgtgtgtgtgtgtgtgtgtgtgtacatgcctgcatgtataaatatatatgcttgaTTAAATTGCAATCATCCATGACGACATTCATATGTGTCATTACATATACTGATACAATACAACTCTTTCTTCTTCCATAGCtaccacaaccactgtagctcctactaccactgacgCCCCAACatccactgaagctgccacaaacACTATACCTCCAACTACCACTGTAACTTCTACTACCACTAACGTCCCAACagccactgaagctgccacaacaactgtagctcctactaccactaaGGCTCCAACACCTACTGaaactgccacaaccactgtagctcctactaccactgaggccccaacaaccacAGAAGCTGCCaaaaccactgtagctcctactaccactgaagccCCAACAACCACTCAAGCTgcaacaaccactgtagctcctactaccactgaggctcCAATAACCaatgaagctgccacaaccactgtagctcctactaccactgaggctccaataaccactgaagctgccacaaccactgtagctcctactaccactgaggctcCAACAACCACTggagctgccacaaccactgtagttcTAACTACCACTGATGCCCTAACAACCACTGAAACTGCCACAActactgtagctcctactaccactgaagctgtcacaaccactgtagctcctattACCACTGAAGCCctaacaaccactgaagctgccacaagcACTGTAGTGcctac encodes the following:
- the LOC119573971 gene encoding mucin-2-like, with amino-acid sequence MASVTAFSASSLNIPKAVATAVNKRVITSSSKSTSQCLATDTTFRLGLSARLVVTIFLAREALKWLRHITSTSTQTTIISSTPNEALTTTLAFTNTEAPTTTKAATANVTPIATEVTTITKPPTTTIAPTTTEAPTTTEAATTTEASTTTVAPTTTEAPTTTATTTVTPTTTEAPTTTEAPTTTEAPTTTEAAAPTTTEAVTTTEAPTNTEAPTTMEAATTTAPTTTEAATTTVAPTTTEAATTTDAPTTTEAATTTLPLPLKLQQPLKLPLPLKLLLPPRPQQPRKLPKPLCHNLSDTTTVALTTTGAPTTTEGATTTGPNEAPTTTEAATTTVVPTTTAAATTTVALTTTEAATTTVSPTITEVPTTTEAPTTTEAATTTVAPTTTEALTTTEALTTTVAPTTTDAQTTTEVATTTVAPTTTEAPTTTEAATTTVALTTTAAATTTVVPTTTAAATTTALTTTEALTTTVAPTTTEAPTTTEAATTTVPPTTTEAATTTEAATTTLPLPLKSQQPLKLPQPLSYYTDGPITTEASTTTVAPTTMKLPKPL